From Scatophagus argus isolate fScaArg1 chromosome 10, fScaArg1.pri, whole genome shotgun sequence, a single genomic window includes:
- the LOC124066389 gene encoding uncharacterized protein LOC124066389 gives MQHDAYSEELKCITAKRDLPSHSSLLKLKPSIDSSGLLRVGGRINQTGFEVRETNPLIIPGSHHVTTLLIRHHHERVQHQGRHFTEGAIRESGLWIVGGKRRISSIIRKCVMCRKLRDVFGPWEVTTRRTRGGQANSKRWAVLFTCMCTRAVHIEVIEEMSSSSFINALRRFFAIRGPAKQLRSDRGTNFIGACRELKLDTSEQIKVQGYLEDQRCTWIFNPPHSSHMGGTWERMIGVTRRILDSMLLQSGKARLTHEVLTTLMAEITAIINARPLIPVSSDPEHAHILTPSMLLTQKAATLLAPQGDISEGEMLKYQWKRVQSLADEFWSRWRKEFLSTLQTRQKWQHKRPDIRDGDVVLLKDKQSRRNKWPGSCGESCSQQRWTHKES, from the exons ATGCAACACGATGCATATTCAGAGGAGTTAAAGTGCATTACTGCAAAACGTGATCTCCCATCACACAGTTCACTTCTGAAGCTTAAACCGAGTATTGACAGCAGTGGTCTACTCCGAGTTGGTGGGCGCATCAATCAGACAGGGTTTGAGGTGCGAGAAACAAACCCTCTCATAATCCCAGGAAGCCACCATGTCACAACTCTTCTCATAAGGCATCACCATGAAAGAGTGCAGCATCAGGGAAGGCACTTTACGGAAGGAGCTATAAGGGAAAGCGGGTTGTGGATAGTTGGTGGTAAACGACGCATTAGCAGCATAATTCGAAAGTGTGTTATGTGCCGGAAGCTCAGAG ATGTATTTGGCCCATGGGAAGTGACCACAAGACGCACAAGAGGTGGACAGGCAAACAGCAAGAGATGGGCAGTGCTGTTCACCTGCATGTGTACAAGGGCAGTACACATTGAGGTCATTGAGGAAATGAGCTCATCAAGTTTCATAAATGCACTTAGAAGGTTCTTTGCAATCCGTGGTCCTGCCAAACAATTACGGTCCGACCGTGGCACCAACTTTATTGGCGCATGTAGGGAGCTGAAGCTGGATACCTCGGAACAGATCAAAGTACAGGGGTACTTAGAAGACCAGAGGTGTACCTGGATCTTCAATCCACCACATTCTTCACATATGGGTGGCACATGGGAGCGCATGATCGGAGTGACGCGGCGTATACTCGATTCAATGCTTCTCCAGTCTGGGAAGGCACGACTCACTCACGAAGTCTTAACCACCCTTATGGCTGAAATTACAGCCATCATTAATGCACGACCACTCATTCCAGTTTCATCAGACCCAGAACATGCTCACATTCTGACACCATCCATGCTCTTAACTCAAAAGGCAGCCACATTGTTGGCCCCTCAGGGTGATATCAGCGAGGGAGAGATGCTCAAATATCAGTGGAAACGCGTCCAAAGTTTGGCTGATGAATTCTGGAGTAGGTGGCGGAAGGAGTTCCTTAGTACACTGCAAACCCGTCAGAAATGGCAGCACAAGAGGCCGGACATAAGAGATGGTGATGTTGTTCTTCTCAAAGATAAGCAATCCAGAAGGAACAAGTGGCCAGGGAGTTGTGGTGAAAGCTGTTCCCAGCAGAGATGGACTCATAAGgaaagctga